CTGGGAGATCTTCATGTACCTCCTAAGAATTGAACACACAAGTCCGACGCTGACGTAAGACTATTATTCATCCGGATCTTACATGCCGTCCCAAAGTTAGGAACTGACCTAATGATGTAGAGCTTCTCAGCATCTCCGTACTCCTCCCTGCAGATGGTGAAGCGGTAGATCCAGGAGGCGTACCAGGATATGTAGACGGTCAGGTAGTAGGGGAAGAGCACAATCTGACACAGCAGGATGCTGGACAGGTTGGGCTTCTGGCAGCCCCCTTTGATGTCGATCTTGTTTTTGATGATGTCGCggatcacctcctcctcctgctcccggaTCTCCTCTTTGGAACGGCGGTTCTTGCCTTTGTCCTTGCCGCGATTGAGGAGGCCCTGCTGCTTGGCTATCTCCATGGCTTGGAACCTGAACTTGGGGCGTGTCATCAGGTAGTTGATGGTCTCTTTGTAGCTGCTGTGCCAGCTGTAGTACTGgacgagagacggagagaggtcTGCCATGATGGGTGTGGACTCAGAAATCATGTGCCCTCGGCCTCGCGCCCCTGCACTCGCCATGTTGGACTCTCCCAAAGTGACTTTGGTCGTGAGTGTGTCGACCGTTTGTTAGTTACTGAGTGGCTGGTTGTTGGTTTTGGGTGTGTTAGCACCTTAGACTCTGTAAATAACACCGTTTGACGTCGGTATGTGTATTAAGAAGCAGTAAACGGCTGTCTCCTGTGTTTTGGCTAGCTTTAGTTAGCATGAGAAGCTACCACGCCGTTCCTCTTTGTTCCCTCCCAGGTTCGGAGAGGCGGGTCGAGCAGCTTCTTCTGTTGGCCTCGGTTTCACCCTGAAGAGAAGCTTCACTTTGGTTTAGCTTTCCATGTCTCTTTGGgattgtgtgattttttttgttgctgtccTTTTCTCAAGCTGCCTTTCTTTGTGTTATTTCCCCTCGGCCGGTCGtaacaaactgaaaatgtacaataataaaaacCCCATTGCCTCACAGCCCTACATAGAGTCTCACGCAGTGCAAAATATGGACAAGACCCCATTTAATGAGGGGGATTCGGAATATGCGATGGACTGAAGCTGCCGACAACGGTGCAGGAAGACCACCAGAATCCTGCCCCTCAGAGGCATTCGTGTCTTCGCTGCCCTGTGAACCTGCAGGAGGGACCAGTTGTACCTGAAAGACGGAGATGGCAACAATAGTGACCAGGATGACGATCCTGACATCCACTTGGGGGGCGAGTCGTCTGCGGTAGTAGGTGTAGTAGTGCTGGTAATACTCCTCGGGATGGTCCAGCATGTAGTCGTAGTCCCGCCGGGTGTCCTCATCCTGCACACACAGGCAATGAAGGACAGTTGGGCAGGCTTCGGGACATGCAAAGACCTCCACAGTTTTGTCAACACAGtttcgtcatcatcatctgtcATGCAGGAAGtcgatgcagaggacagtgagCAAGACTATGCTTAAATCAACATTAATAACAACCTTAATTACTACATAGCTACACAATGATATAATTAAAGATACACAGTATTACAGCAGTGTGCTGTGCGACGAGGAAGtagaaggagggggggttggacAGTACATagcactttatgcagtaattgtaccttacaggtactcgtacgTAAACATAgcagttctgcctctggaaggctttgtgttctggATAGTATCCTTCTGCTTGAGGATCGGGAAGCGTGCTCGCATCTCAAATGTATACTCAAATAgcaaagcaacattttgctcGGAAGCTGAGGGAACCTGCTGAACCTGCTGAAGTGTAAACTGTATGCCTTGCTTGTGGGCCACTTGGCACTCGCACCGACCTTTAACGTCTCGTACGCGGTCGCGACGAGTAGGAACTTCTCCTGGGCGGACTCGTGGGTCTCCTCCTCCGAGCCTGGCTCTCCCGGTCTGAAATGGTCCGGATGGTACCGCCGTGCCAGCTGCCGGTACGCCCGTGCGATCTCCGTCTTAGCGGCGTCCCGGGTGACGCCGAGGACGTCATAGCAGACTTCGGTGCCGCAATAAAGGCCCTCcaccagcgccgccgccgccggtagCGACGCCGTAAAGAGGAGAAGCCACGCGAACCGGCACCGGGGCTTCCCCGGCCGCGAACACACAGCGGAGCCTCGCTGCCTGGGCCCAGAGCCCTCCATGTGTCCGCTCTATAAAGTCTGGAGCCCGGGACGTGCTGTCGCACGTTCCTCACGTCATCGACGCGCGCCTCGATCAAAGATCATCTGTAAAGTGGACGAAACGAACGGGTTTAATTATGATTGCGCTTTAATTACACGGgagacatttttcattaaaacgTGAATGTTATTCATTTGTACatggataaaaaacaaaacaatttattcACAACGTGAATCGAGGTCGAGGTAAATAACGAAAAGTAAATACCAAGACGATATTCGCTCAAATCTGCACACCGCGGCGCCATTACTAAGTGTTGGACTGATGAAAGGAAACGGTACACATGACTAACATCATGCACAAAAGTGTCCATGAAACACTTATTTCTgggtcaaattaaaaaaaactgatgtGACCAGAAAAACGAGCTTAATACGACACTGTGGATAACATTATTTTGAGGCGAATATTTAATCCAGTatgacagagagaaaacagcaTAATAAACAGCTAAGAGCTATTACATTAACATGTATACAATCAAAACGATGTTCATATTGTATGTGTACATCTGGTGTACTAGCTATTGTGTAGACAGTGTAGTCCACAttcaaataatatttacaaTACATTCTGGGActgggaaaataaaatcagaatcagttttttgtcagtgagggttcacagactaggaccattaagttctcaggagatctgagggagatcatagtgagagccacaattGAGACTAATAATGAGATGATCACTGATGTTTTGGGGGATTTGACATGCTTATATTGTTTTTTCATTGATCTTCTCTACTGATTTTCCAGCTCTGACCTCATGCTGAAGCTGAAAAGGCCTCACTCTAAGCCAGCCTCTGAGCAGCctcactgtgattggctgctgtgctggggggggggggcttgctgaATCTCTACCGACCTAACACAGCGTCTGAGTGACCCGGATGACTCCGGGCAGAGCTGTTCCGTGATTGGCTCAGATATTCCTCCACCGGCCTTAAGTATTGTAGCATCTGTTGAATGGATATTAATGTCACACAAGATTCAATTCAAGTCACATCTCACCATTTCATTGCAGTCGACCGCTCGCCTcatgtttacccccccccccccccccccccactaaattTAGAGCTGTCAACGTGTGATGTAAAAATAGCAGGCAGAGGCAGGCCGACTGCGACGTACGTGCCAGACGAAGTGTGAGCTGGGAAGAGCTaataacagacagacaaacagcaatAGACAGAGAGACAAGCACTTTAATGCTGCTCTGAAGAGAAGCAACGGACACAGAGATAAAGAGACGGGCGTGGGCGGGTTCATCTTAATGTGGCCTAGTCCTGGTTGCAGCTGGgatagaacagacagacaggcagatggtgagagagacagagagacatcagGTAGGTCAAGATCGTGCTGCTCGTTTCTGTAAATTCAGTGAAAATGAACATCTGTTTGATTTGTAGGAGATTTGTAGGAGATGAACTGCCTTTGTTCGGCGTAAGAACCGCAGGTTCATAACTCTGGAATAACTGTCATAACATGTTAACTCAGGGTCGCGTGACCCACAGACCCAGTCCAGGATCAATGTTAGACATGACAGCGCGGCTCTCCCTGCTGTCGGCGCCAAAACCAATGGTAAACGCAATGTGTAGCCGGATTTTGGGGAAAAAGCGCGACAGTATCTGCAATCgagatccgatccggattaaattcagggttaagatagagatccccccccccccccacatgactatGTCAAATTGCATAAAATCGGGCAATAAtgaaccaagatattgaggaacaaattctgaagcgccaatgcaatgttaacaaaaatgttaaagtgatccataatccataaTCTATTCTGGATCGTCActgaaatgtaataatctgttgttggtaagattcccaacgttttgagttatcttactaacagacagacagacagatgatcaAACAAATCAACGGCGGTGATTAgatagcgcccccccccccccctcggtggaggtaattgTGATCATGTCTGCGTCTTTCATTGGGGGAAGTCCAGCGTGTCTTTGGATAAGCTTAGCATACCCCAGCCACAAGTGGGTAGCCAGTGCCACCAAAACGGTTTCTTAATCGCTGGTATCTAATCAGCTGTTCAGTAATGACTTGATTAGAGGTGATGAGAAGAGATCTGATGTCAGTTCCTAATTTTAATCTTCGTTATTTGGAGCATCAGCCTCATCCACAAGAGACAGTTGCAAATCCCCGAGTCCATCCTAGACAGACGTCTGACCTTTTGTTTAATCTCCACATAAAGATTCTGTGGCTGAACCGGACCTTAAACCCACGTCACTAAATATCAATGTGGAGCCTTGTTTGTCTCACTGTGCTGCGTTTAggttctgcagcatctctgaATGACCACAAGGAGCACAGGCCTGTTGGGCTAACACTGAAACTGCAATCTGTTCCGCAGGAAACACAATGCTGTCCAAGAAGACGGCGCAGAGATCCTTCAGCAATGGACCGCTGAGAGACAAATGGGAGCAGCGAGCTCAGAGCATAGACGACCAgtgcaaacaggaagctgagtGGACGAAGAAAAGTTCCCTCAAACTGTGAGCATATGTGCTTTTAGAACGTAACGTTCTTCCAGTCACCAGTTCTACCATCCATCTATCCGTCCATCcgttcatccgtccatccgtccgtccatcttcCACCTCTTATCCGGGACTGGGTcgcagaggcaacagtctcctccttcagctcttgCAGGGGACCCAGGCTGGTatagagacatcgtctctccagcgtgtcttGGGTCGTCCCCAAGGCCTCCTACCAGTGAGACATGCACTGGGAGgcatctgcagcatctgtttgttattttgacaaaaacctttaaggatatttcatataagtgtgaAGAAGCAGGATGTGTGGGAGGGGCGGAGTCAATCGaaaatgaaggacagaaggtgGGGTTCTGTGTGGCTACAATCACCTTAAAGACGTGTTGATGGACTGAATGAACTCGCCAAAGCCTCTTTGAGTTGAGGCAACACCACTGACCAGCTACTAACTAATTAGAGACTTTCACTTACTGAAGTCGTGCGGTTAAACTGAATTATTACTTCATCTGTCAAAAGCAACGACCAACTACGAAGCCAAAAATCTCACTTTTCTGTTGAGCTTGGGCatttgaaagacaaaaatatcGCCTGTGCGTGTCTGAGCAATgattcttgtcttgtcttgtccttTTGAATCCGCAGATCTGACTCAAAGTGGAATTATCACTGGTCAATTGTTCCGAAGGGAGAGTACCACAAGATCACAAGCAGTGcaaatgaagcagaaaaaaacaagacaaaaatcaAATTCAAAATTGTCCCTGCTGCTCCCAAACCTAAACCagagcctcctcctccacctccttccaaGAAACTACCTTTGGAAAAAATCCGCAGGTCAAAACGCAACGTTGAGGTGGATGTCTTCCGGCTGTGCTGGAAAGAATCCTGGATGAGCACGAAGCCTCCAAAGTATCTTTTCCTGAAGACCAAAGAGTTGATAACCAAAATCCTTGGATTCACAAACATAGAGATGCCTGAGAAGAGGAAGTACAAACCAATGGTCCATGGATCTGAGGACGCATGGGTGTCTCCCGATACTCACTGGAGTCTCTCCTGGAAGCAGGTACTCGAGGCTGACACAAAATGATTGCTTTATATTACATATATCAAAGTACAGGTTAGCAcagttgtaggacagcagtgaagtgtgcagtagcagtaacaggggagtttagtgtagaggtgggatgcaccagggatcagctctgagcccctttttgtttgccatggtgatgaaCA
The nucleotide sequence above comes from Brachionichthys hirsutus isolate HB-005 chromosome 19, CSIRO-AGI_Bhir_v1, whole genome shotgun sequence. Encoded proteins:
- the dnajc25 gene encoding dnaJ homolog subfamily C member 25, which encodes MEGSGPRQRGSAVCSRPGKPRCRFAWLLLFTASLPAAAALVEGLYCGTEVCYDVLGVTRDAAKTEIARAYRQLARRYHPDHFRPGEPGSEEETHESAQEKFLLVATAYETLKDEDTRRDYDYMLDHPEEYYQHYYTYYRRRLAPQVDVRIVILVTIVAISVFQYYSWHSSYKETINYLMTRPKFRFQAMEIAKQQGLLNRGKDKGKNRRSKEEIREQEEEVIRDIIKNKIDIKGGCQKPNLSSILLCQIVLFPYYLTVYISWYASWIYRFTICREEYGDAEKLYIIRRYMKISQCQFDNLDESIKQSFLEKRLWIKENYKVYRKEQEEEMKVKMATDPRMKRYRRWMRNEGPGRLTFIDD